From one Brachypodium distachyon strain Bd21 chromosome 4, Brachypodium_distachyon_v3.0, whole genome shotgun sequence genomic stretch:
- the LOC100843216 gene encoding boron transporter 1, producing the protein MEESFVPLRGIKNDLRGRLTCYKQDWTGGFRAGIRILAPTTYIFFASAIPVISFGEQLERSTDGVLTAVQTLASTALCGIIHSIVGGQPLLILGVAEPTVIMYTFMFSFAKDRPDLGPNLFLAWAGWVCVWTAILLFLLAVLGACSIINRFTRIAGELFGLLIAMLFMQQAIKGLVDEFGIPERENIKARQFVPSWRFANGMFAIVLSFGLLLTALKSRKARSWRYGAGWLRGFIADYGVPLMVLVWTGISYIPYDSVPKGIPRRLFSPNPWSPGAYDNWTVIKDMPHVPLMYIIGAFIPATMIAVLYYFDHSVASQLAQQAEFNLRKPPSFHYDLLLLGFLTLLCGLIGIPPSNGVIPQSPMHTKSLATLKHQILRNRLVATARQSMRQNASLSQLYGSMQDAYQQIQTPLIYQQQSVKGLNELKDSTVQLASSMGNIDAPVDETIFDIEKEIDDLLPMEVKEQRLSNLLQAAMVGGCVAAMPLLKKIPTAVLWGYFAFMAIESLPGNQFWERILLLFTAPSRRYKVLEEYHTTFVETVPFKTIAMFTLFQTTYLLVCFGITWIPIAGVLFPLMIMLLVPVRQYILPKLFKGAHLNDLDAAEYEESPAIPFNLATQDIDVALGRTQSAEILDDMVTRSRGEIKRLNSPKITSSGGTPVAELKGIRSPCISEKAYSPRVTELRHERSPLGERDSPRTGETRASKLGEGSAPK; encoded by the exons ATGGAGGAGAGCTTCGTGCCCCTCCGGGGCATCAAGAATGACCTCCGCGGGAGGCTCACCTGCTACAAGCAGGATTGGACCGGAGGCTTCCGTGCCGGTATCAG GATCCTAGCGCCAACCACTTACATATTCTTTGCCTCGGCGATACCGGTGATATCCTTCGGAGAGCAACTGGAAAGGAGCACTG ATGGAGTCCTCACAGCAGTGCAGACATTGGCATCAACTGCCCTCTGTGGCATAATCCACTCCATTGTGGGAGGGCAGCCGCTGCTCATCCTCGGCGTTGCCGAACCGACAGTGATCATGTACACATTCATGTTCAGCTTTGCCAAGGACAGGCCCGACCTCGGTCCCAACTTGTTCCTCGCTTGGGCCGGCTG GGTCTGTGTGTGGACTGCCATATTGCTGTTCCTGCTGGCAGTACTAGGTGCCTGCTCAATCATAAACCGGTTCACCCGTATCGCTGGCGAGCTGTTCGGGCTCCTGATCGCGATGCTTTTCATGCAGCAAGCTATCAAG GGACTTGTTGACGAGTTTGGCATTCCTGAGAGGGAAAACATAAAGGCACGACAGTTTGTCCCATCATGGAGGTTCGCCAATGGAATGTTTGCTATTGTATTGTCGTTTGGCCTTTTGCTCACCGCACTGAAGAGCAGAAAGGCGCGATCATGGCGCTATGGAGCAG GTTGGTTGCGTGGCTTCATCGCCGACTATGGTGTTCCACTGATGGTGCTAGTGTGGACAGGTATTTCTTACATACCATATGACAGTGTGCCGAAAGGAATCCCGCGACGCCTTTTCAGTCCTAATCCGTGGTCCCCTGGTGCATATGACAACTGGACAGTCATCAAG GATATGCCCCATGTGCCACTCATGTACATCATTGGTGCCTTCATACCTGCAACAATGATTGCTGTTCTCTACTACTTTGATCACAGTGTCGCATCCCAGCTTGCACAGCAGGCAGAATTCAATTTGAGGAAGCCTCCATCTTTCCACTACGATTTGCTTCTCCTAGGCTTCCTG ACATTGTTGTGCGGCTTAATCGGTATCCCTCCATCCAATGGTGTCATTCCACAGTCGCCGATGCATACAAAGAGCTTGGCTACTCTCAAGCACCAG ATACTCCGTAACCGACTAGTAGCAACGGCACGACAGAGCATGCGCCAGAATGCGAGCTTGAGCCAACTGTATGGCAGCATGCAGGATGCCTATCAGCAGATTCAGACACCACTGATCTACCAGCAACAGTCCGTCAAA GGCTTAAATGAGCTTAAGGACTCAACTGTCCAGTTAGCATCAAGCATGGGTAACATTGATGCACCAGTTGATGAGACGATCTTTGACATAGAGAAAGAAATTGATGACCTGCTTCCCATGGAGGTCAAGGAGCAAAGGTTGAGTAACTTGCTGCAGGCTGCAATGGTTGGGGGCTGTGTCGCCGCTATGCCGTTGCTCAAGAAGATCCCTACTGCTGTCCTCTGGGGCTACTTTGCCTTCATGGCGATTGAGAGCTTGCCAGGTAACCAGTTTTGGGAGAGGATCTTGCTGCTCTTCACTGCTCCCAGCAGAAGATACAA GGTGCTAGAAGAGTACCACACAACATTTGTTGAGACTGTGCCATTCAAAACGATAGCCATGTTCACGCTCTTCCAGACTACGTATCTGCTGGTCTGCTTCGGGATCACATGGATACCAATAGCTGGAGTTCTTTTCCCCCTCATGATTATGCTCCTGGTTCCAGTGAGGCAGTATATCCTCCCCAAGCTCTTCAAAGGTGCACATCTGAATGACCTGGACGCAGCAGAGTATGAGGAATCACCAGCTATACCGTTCAACCTTGCTACG CAAGATATTGATGTTGCATTGGGACGCACCCAGAGCGCAGAGATCCTTGATGACATGGTCACCAGAAGCCGCGGTGAGATCAAGCGCCTGAATAGTCCTAAGATCACCAGTTCAGGTGGTACTCCTGTTGCAGAGCTGAAAGGCATCCGCAGTCCTTGTATTTCTGAAAAGGCGTACAGCCCTCGCGTCACCGAGCTGAGGCATGAACGCAGCCCTCTAGGGGAGAGAGACAGTCCAAGAACCGGTGAGACCAGGGCATCCAAGTTGGGTGAAGGCTCGGCACCAAAGTGA